One stretch of Methanobacteriaceae archaeon DNA includes these proteins:
- a CDS encoding TrkA family potassium uptake protein encodes MHVVIMGAGRVGLSLASFLINDDQDVTIIEKDENLSHSVVNKLDALVICGNGTETKILEEVNIKNADVFVAATGNDEANLLACILVKNYDVPKVIARVSEPSHKEAFKKVGIDFVVNPELTAASYLERLIIRPKIADLVIIGKGNAELLDITVTNKKMFNKKVSDVSPTKNFIISALHEKDDIIIPDKKTTLKEGCKISILVKTKAIKKVEEMFTS; translated from the coding sequence ATGCATGTCGTGATAATGGGTGCAGGAAGAGTAGGTTTGAGTCTTGCTTCATTTTTAATTAATGATGATCAGGATGTAACTATTATTGAAAAAGATGAAAACTTATCCCATAGTGTAGTGAATAAATTAGATGCACTGGTTATTTGTGGAAATGGGACCGAAACTAAAATTCTTGAAGAAGTAAATATAAAAAATGCTGATGTTTTTGTTGCTGCTACCGGGAACGATGAAGCCAACCTCCTGGCATGTATACTGGTTAAGAATTATGATGTTCCCAAGGTTATTGCTCGAGTAAGTGAACCAAGTCACAAAGAAGCTTTCAAAAAGGTAGGTATTGACTTTGTAGTTAATCCAGAACTTACTGCAGCAAGTTATCTCGAAAGACTTATAATTAGGCCTAAAATAGCAGACTTAGTGATTATAGGTAAGGGAAACGCTGAATTATTAGATATTACGGTAACCAATAAAAAAATGTTTAATAAAAAAGTCAGCGATGTAAGTCCTACAAAAAATTTTATTATAAGTGCCTTGCATGAAAAGGACGACATCATAATTCCTGATAAAAAGACCACTTTAAAAGAAGGTTGTAAAATATCGATTCTGGTAAAAACAAAGGCCATAAAAAAAGTTGAAGAAATGTTCACTTCCTAA
- a CDS encoding MDR family MFS transporter, with amino-acid sequence MNTESTTTKHDKNLVFIMAGLMVGLLVAALDNSIIGTAMPQIISNLQGMEYYVWPFTSYMLSSTIAIILFGKLSDIYGRKNILILGIVIFVISSIMCGFSTNMMELIIFRGIQGIGGGILIALPFIVVGEIFSPRDRSKYMGILASVFGVSSVLGPILGGVITDTVGWRWIFFVNVPIGIIAIGMLMNSLPDLKLDGVKKVIDYSGIITFTLALSGLFLGLTLAQDLNAYPLVEIIGLFIFSAVMFVLFIWAEKKAIEPILPMYLFKNSTFTISSIENFLASALIFCGIIYVPLFAQGVLGMSATNSGLLMIPMLISLTISANIAGQIISRTGKYKKLAIAEFLITGVGVILLATMNVNTTPYELLAYSTILGLGSGIMYTVFTISVQDAFSNREIGITTAAMQFFRNVGATVAIPIFGFIMNYSMNSSAAFNLSQKEILTLSIQNIFMVSIILAFAGLIIAFFLKEAILSDPNETVEDKMSEEFLENAK; translated from the coding sequence ATGAATACTGAATCAACTACTACCAAACACGACAAGAATCTGGTCTTTATCATGGCCGGATTAATGGTGGGACTCCTGGTGGCGGCACTGGATAATTCCATAATTGGTACGGCCATGCCCCAAATTATCAGTAACCTGCAAGGTATGGAATACTATGTATGGCCATTTACGTCCTACATGCTATCTTCAACCATTGCCATCATATTATTTGGAAAATTATCTGATATTTATGGTAGAAAAAATATTCTAATCCTGGGAATAGTCATATTTGTAATATCTTCAATTATGTGTGGTTTTTCAACCAACATGATGGAATTAATTATATTTAGAGGAATTCAGGGTATTGGGGGTGGTATTTTAATAGCCCTACCATTTATTGTAGTGGGAGAAATTTTCTCTCCTCGAGATCGAAGTAAATATATGGGAATACTGGCCTCTGTTTTTGGTGTTTCCAGTGTTTTAGGCCCTATATTAGGTGGAGTAATTACCGACACTGTGGGCTGGAGATGGATATTTTTCGTTAATGTGCCTATAGGAATTATAGCTATAGGAATGCTGATGAATTCACTCCCTGATTTAAAATTAGATGGTGTAAAAAAAGTTATTGATTATTCAGGTATTATAACCTTTACCTTAGCTTTAAGTGGGCTTTTTTTAGGATTAACACTGGCCCAAGATTTAAATGCTTATCCTTTAGTTGAAATAATAGGATTGTTTATATTTTCAGCGGTGATGTTCGTATTGTTCATCTGGGCTGAAAAAAAAGCTATAGAACCGATTTTACCCATGTATCTATTTAAAAATTCAACATTTACTATTTCATCTATAGAAAACTTTTTAGCAAGTGCATTGATATTTTGTGGGATAATTTATGTCCCACTATTTGCTCAAGGCGTTTTAGGAATGAGTGCCACTAATTCAGGATTATTAATGATTCCTATGCTCATAAGTCTCACCATATCAGCTAACATTGCAGGACAGATTATTTCCAGAACTGGAAAATATAAAAAGCTGGCTATTGCAGAATTTTTAATTACGGGAGTGGGAGTTATCCTGTTGGCAACCATGAATGTAAATACCACCCCTTATGAACTACTGGCCTATTCAACCATTCTTGGTTTAGGATCTGGAATAATGTACACTGTATTTACCATAAGTGTGCAGGATGCTTTTTCAAACAGAGAAATAGGGATTACTACAGCTGCTATGCAGTTTTTCAGAAATGTAGGGGCCACCGTAGCCATCCCCATATTTGGATTTATAATGAACTATTCGATGAACAGTTCAGCAGCCTTTAATTTAAGTCAAAAGGAAATTTTAACTTTATCCATTCAAAACATCTTCATGGTATCTATAATATTGGCCTTTGCTGGTTTAATTATTGCATTTTTCCTTAAAGAAGCAATTTTAAGTGACCCTAACGAAACTGTTGAAGATAAGATGTCAGAAGAATTTTTAGAAAACGCAAAATGA
- a CDS encoding GIY-YIG nuclease family protein yields MKGTYCLIIEVEKDSKISVGRLEELQFKRGFYIYVGSALNSLESRVTRHLSSKKKLHWHADYLLMDSSSNIKEVIYSIGEEKIECSLASLISDKSSPMIRFGCSDCSCVSHLFYFKDYDDALKGVLSAFEDLELSVNNLDDFNKIMNKNSKNKTKNNCGI; encoded by the coding sequence ATGAAAGGGACTTACTGTTTAATCATTGAAGTGGAAAAAGATTCTAAAATATCAGTGGGTAGACTTGAGGAACTGCAGTTTAAAAGAGGATTTTACATTTACGTGGGATCGGCCCTTAATTCCTTGGAAAGTCGGGTGACTCGACATTTATCTTCAAAGAAGAAATTACACTGGCATGCGGATTATTTGCTAATGGATTCCAGCTCTAATATAAAAGAAGTGATTTATTCCATTGGAGAAGAAAAAATAGAGTGTTCCCTGGCCTCTTTAATTTCAGATAAATCATCCCCTATGATCCGATTTGGTTGTTCTGATTGTAGTTGTGTATCACATCTTTTTTACTTTAAAGACTATGATGATGCCTTGAAAGGGGTTTTGAGTGCATTTGAAGATTTAGAATTATCAGTTAATAATTTAGATGATTTTAATAAAATCATGAATAAAAATAGTAAAAATAAAACAAAAAATAATTGTGGAATTTAA
- a CDS encoding LSm family protein → MNAQKVNVQRPLDALGKSLNSPVLIKLKGEREFRGILKSFDLHMNLVLNDAEELEKGEVTRRLGTVLIRGDNIVYISP, encoded by the coding sequence ATGAATGCACAAAAAGTGAATGTACAAAGACCACTTGATGCATTAGGTAAATCTTTGAATTCTCCTGTGTTAATCAAGCTGAAAGGTGAGAGAGAATTTAGAGGGATTTTAAAGAGTTTCGATTTACATATGAACTTAGTGTTAAATGATGCTGAAGAATTAGAAAAGGGTGAAGTGACCCGAAGATTGGGCACCGTGCTCATTCGTGGAGATAATATAGTATATATATCTCCTTAA
- a CDS encoding 50S ribosomal protein L37e: MKGTPSFGKRNKKTHIRCRRCGRNAYHARQKVCASCGFGKTKKIRRYSWQNKKVTTGIRLK; this comes from the coding sequence ATGAAAGGTACACCATCATTTGGTAAAAGGAATAAGAAGACTCACATCCGATGTAGAAGATGTGGACGAAATGCTTATCATGCTCGCCAAAAAGTATGTGCTTCCTGCGGCTTTGGTAAAACCAAAAAAATCAGGAGATACAGCTGGCAGAACAAGAAAGTAACTACTGGTATAAGGTTGAAATAG
- a CDS encoding DASS family sodium-coupled anion symporter — protein sequence MGIVAFILVMLVPMQGLSYPGHAAIALLVFAVILWASEAYHLAVTSIVILFLQPIIGVTTFDQAILGFASPIIFLMIGGFIIAEAIRKSGLAQRMTFWMLGKVGTTPDRGLFVSVFATGLLSAWIENVVAFAMLLPIIKEVIPMMGAEDPEKGKSNFAKAMVLGASYGSLAGGFGTPIGTAPNLMAYAYLQIPFANWMAFGFPLAIAMLFVIWKLLGKIFPFEVKGISGGKDLVKSKLDDLGPISRNEKLSGIILLLTIGLWLTTGYTGLSSYAIALMGAFLFFAFNIIEWEDAQKNVDWGLIVFFGGALSLGAALLNTGAANWMIQNILAMLGSHPSTILIMILLMVIATLITQVMSNIALSAILVPLSVTLASAQGLALGTYAVPVAIACSLSFMFPMADPTVAMAYGTKYVNIKEILKAGIPLVVIGIILTILVMIFWAPYFI from the coding sequence ATTGGAATTGTTGCGTTTATTTTAGTAATGTTAGTCCCTATGCAGGGCCTTAGTTATCCCGGTCATGCTGCTATTGCTTTATTAGTTTTTGCTGTAATTTTATGGGCCAGTGAAGCTTATCATTTAGCTGTTACTTCCATAGTTATCTTGTTTTTGCAACCCATTATTGGAGTTACCACATTTGACCAGGCTATTTTGGGTTTTGCCAGCCCTATAATCTTCTTAATGATTGGTGGATTTATCATAGCCGAAGCAATAAGGAAAAGTGGACTTGCACAGCGTATGACTTTTTGGATGTTAGGTAAGGTAGGAACCACACCTGATCGTGGACTATTTGTAAGTGTATTCGCTACAGGTTTGTTATCTGCGTGGATTGAGAATGTTGTGGCTTTTGCCATGTTACTGCCCATTATTAAAGAAGTCATTCCTATGATGGGTGCTGAGGATCCAGAAAAAGGAAAAAGTAACTTTGCTAAAGCTATGGTGCTGGGAGCATCATATGGATCACTGGCTGGAGGATTTGGTACACCCATTGGAACTGCACCTAACTTAATGGCCTATGCTTATTTACAAATACCATTTGCAAACTGGATGGCCTTTGGATTCCCACTAGCCATAGCCATGCTATTCGTAATCTGGAAATTACTGGGAAAAATATTCCCATTCGAGGTTAAAGGAATTTCTGGCGGGAAAGATTTAGTTAAATCTAAATTAGATGATTTAGGTCCGATTTCTCGGAATGAAAAATTATCTGGAATTATTTTGTTATTAACTATTGGGTTATGGTTAACTACTGGTTATACGGGTTTGAGCAGTTATGCTATTGCATTAATGGGTGCTTTCCTCTTCTTTGCATTCAATATAATTGAGTGGGAAGATGCACAGAAAAATGTGGATTGGGGACTCATAGTGTTCTTTGGAGGAGCACTATCACTAGGAGCAGCATTACTAAACACTGGAGCCGCTAACTGGATGATACAAAACATACTTGCCATGCTCGGAAGCCACCCTTCTACCATACTCATAATGATTCTGTTAATGGTCATAGCCACCTTAATTACACAGGTTATGTCTAACATCGCACTATCCGCAATATTAGTACCACTATCAGTAACATTAGCCAGTGCACAAGGACTAGCTCTCGGAACCTACGCCGTACCAGTAGCAATTGCCTGTTCATTATCATTTATGTTCCCCATGGCCGATCCCACCGTCGCCATGGCTTACGGAACCAAATATGTGAACATCAAAGAGATATTAAAAGCAGGAATACCTCTGGTAGTCATAGGAATCATACTAACTATACTAGTAATGATCTTCTGGGCACCATACTTCATCTAA
- the cfbC gene encoding Ni-sirohydrochlorin a,c-diamide reductive cyclase ATP-dependent reductase subunit gives MSKTKCMVTPTNKHITEPIVKATNKSTTKRIAIYGKGGIGKSTIVSNIAAAYSENHNVLVIGCDPKADTTRTLYGNRLPTVLDVLKTKRQAQVEDVIFEGFNQVMCVESGGPEPGVGCAGRGVIVAMNLLEKLQVFTEDLDVVIYDVLGDVVCGGFAVPLREDFADEVYIVTSGEYMALYAANNISKGIKKLKGNLGGIICNCKGIENEEEIVSQFASEIGSMVIGVISRSELVQKSEIEAKTVLEKYPESEQADLYRKLSEDIYHNTEFTVPRPMEIEEFEEFFRRFH, from the coding sequence ATGAGTAAAACCAAGTGTATGGTTACTCCCACCAATAAACACATTACTGAGCCAATAGTTAAGGCCACCAATAAATCCACAACCAAGCGTATAGCTATTTATGGTAAGGGTGGAATTGGAAAATCAACTATTGTCTCAAATATAGCTGCTGCCTATTCTGAAAACCATAATGTGCTGGTTATTGGATGTGATCCTAAAGCAGACACTACTCGTACCCTTTATGGTAACAGGCTGCCTACGGTACTGGATGTTTTGAAAACAAAAAGGCAGGCCCAGGTAGAAGACGTTATATTTGAGGGATTCAACCAGGTAATGTGTGTGGAAAGTGGAGGGCCAGAACCAGGAGTGGGATGTGCTGGTCGTGGTGTTATTGTGGCTATGAACCTCCTGGAAAAGCTTCAGGTGTTTACTGAAGACTTGGATGTAGTTATTTACGATGTCTTGGGGGATGTAGTCTGTGGAGGATTTGCTGTTCCTTTAAGGGAAGATTTCGCTGATGAGGTCTACATCGTCACTTCTGGAGAATACATGGCCCTTTATGCGGCCAACAATATTTCAAAAGGAATCAAGAAGCTTAAAGGGAACCTGGGCGGAATTATATGTAACTGCAAGGGCATAGAAAATGAGGAAGAAATTGTTTCGCAGTTTGCATCAGAAATAGGTTCTATGGTTATTGGTGTAATCTCCCGCAGTGAACTGGTCCAAAAAAGTGAAATTGAGGCTAAAACAGTTTTGGAGAAGTATCCGGAATCAGAACAGGCTGATTTGTATCGTAAATTGTCTGAGGATATTTACCACAACACAGAATTTACAGTTCCTCGTCCCATGGAAATTGAAGAATTTGAGGAGTTTTTTAGAAGATTCCATTGA
- the purF gene encoding amidophosphoribosyltransferase — protein MRDKCGIVGIYSSDQSRDVATPIYYGLFALQHRGQEAAGISVHNGKEISTYKGMGLVCDVFNNGEIEGLEGNVGIGHVRYSTTGKSKLKNTQPFTTEFQDGRIAIAHNGDIINSMELRQDLVDKGHEFKSTTDSEVISHMLSSEYAKSMNMIKSIENVAEKLIGSYSLVVLLNHELYVVRDPVGIKPLALGEKNGLKMVASESVAFDVVGADYIRDVEPGEILLLNEKIYSHKMKIAESTPRAHCMFEYVYFARPDSILDGKNVYNVRLNIGRELHREFPVDADVVMPVPDSAITAAIGYSRASGLPYGEGLIKNRYVGRTFIMPTQEEREMSVKLKMNPIKSELEGKSIVLVDDSIVRGTTSKALIDVLKEAGVKEVHLRIGCPPIISPCYYGIAMASKKELVAANKSVEEIRKSLGVASLGYLSIDSLKKCIGLDEEKLCMGCLNGKYPTELPKNLKEYESCRC, from the coding sequence TTGCGAGATAAATGTGGTATTGTTGGTATATATTCCTCTGATCAATCTAGAGACGTCGCAACCCCTATTTACTACGGTCTTTTTGCCCTGCAACACCGCGGACAAGAGGCTGCGGGCATATCTGTCCATAATGGTAAAGAAATTAGCACATACAAGGGTATGGGTCTTGTTTGTGATGTATTTAACAATGGAGAGATTGAGGGATTGGAAGGAAACGTAGGCATTGGCCACGTAAGATATTCGACTACTGGAAAATCAAAATTAAAAAATACACAGCCATTTACCACTGAATTCCAGGACGGTCGTATTGCCATTGCCCATAATGGAGATATAATCAATTCTATGGAACTTCGCCAAGACTTGGTAGATAAAGGCCATGAGTTCAAATCGACCACTGATTCTGAGGTTATCAGTCACATGCTGAGCAGTGAGTATGCTAAAAGCATGAACATGATAAAATCCATTGAAAATGTGGCTGAAAAACTTATAGGATCGTATTCATTAGTTGTTCTTTTAAATCATGAATTATATGTTGTCCGAGATCCAGTAGGAATAAAACCACTGGCCCTTGGTGAAAAGAATGGCTTGAAGATGGTGGCATCTGAATCGGTTGCTTTTGATGTGGTTGGTGCAGATTATATTCGGGATGTGGAACCTGGAGAAATATTACTTTTAAATGAAAAAATTTACTCTCACAAAATGAAAATCGCAGAAAGCACGCCTCGTGCACACTGCATGTTTGAATACGTTTATTTTGCTCGTCCGGACAGTATTCTCGATGGAAAGAATGTTTATAATGTCCGCTTAAATATTGGCCGAGAACTGCATAGGGAGTTTCCGGTTGATGCTGATGTGGTAATGCCCGTACCAGATTCTGCAATAACGGCAGCTATTGGCTATTCTCGAGCATCAGGACTACCTTATGGTGAAGGTCTAATTAAAAATCGTTATGTGGGTCGTACATTTATCATGCCTACACAAGAAGAGCGTGAAATGTCTGTAAAACTCAAAATGAATCCTATCAAATCAGAGTTGGAAGGTAAAAGTATTGTTCTGGTTGATGATAGTATAGTTAGGGGAACTACTTCCAAGGCTCTTATTGATGTTTTGAAAGAAGCTGGAGTAAAAGAAGTTCACCTAAGAATAGGATGCCCACCAATTATTTCCCCATGTTATTATGGGATTGCTATGGCCTCTAAAAAGGAGCTTGTAGCAGCTAATAAGTCTGTTGAGGAAATCAGAAAGTCGTTGGGTGTTGCATCACTGGGTTACCTCTCTATTGACTCGCTTAAGAAATGTATTGGCCTTGATGAGGAAAAACTCTGTATGGGATGTTTGAATGGAAAGTACCCAACAGAACTACCTAAAAATCTGAAAGAATATGAATCATGTCGTTGTTAA
- a CDS encoding U32 family peptidase, which produces MVELLAPAKDFKALTAALKNGADSIYVGIEGCNMRANVSNFTLETLKNAVKQCHDLDKKIYVCTNTIMKNKDINYFKDILPVIHSYEVDALIISDLGALKLAREEGIETHMSIQANISNFESLNLLEELGVKRVVLSRELSLPEIKEIKENTNLEIETFVHGAMCVAVSGRCFLSSHLYHKSANCGDCLQPCRKEWNLVSEDDDSFDLVQNLNESHILSPKDLCMIKHIPELMEAGIDAFKLEGRARPADYVATVTKTYREAIDSYESGNWKFDESWADELKKVFNRGFDTGFYFRNPYKTSIDNESTYIKKDIGLVVNYYKNVSAAEIRLFHDLKIGDEIIIQGNKTGSITQRVESMQIDGKKIKEAKKGQNVGLIIKDQVRPNDIVYKRILRNNKP; this is translated from the coding sequence ATGGTCGAATTACTCGCTCCTGCAAAGGATTTCAAGGCTTTAACTGCTGCTCTAAAAAATGGTGCAGATTCTATTTATGTAGGTATTGAAGGATGTAATATGCGGGCCAATGTTTCAAATTTCACTCTTGAAACACTTAAAAACGCCGTGAAACAATGCCATGATTTAGATAAGAAAATATATGTCTGTACCAATACCATAATGAAAAATAAGGATATTAATTACTTTAAAGATATTTTACCAGTAATCCATTCTTATGAGGTGGATGCCTTAATTATTTCTGATTTAGGGGCCCTTAAACTTGCCAGAGAAGAGGGTATTGAGACTCATATGAGTATTCAGGCCAATATTTCTAATTTTGAATCTTTAAATTTATTGGAAGAGTTGGGAGTTAAACGGGTGGTTCTCTCCCGAGAATTATCACTTCCAGAGATAAAGGAAATTAAAGAAAACACTAATCTAGAAATTGAAACCTTCGTGCATGGTGCCATGTGTGTGGCTGTATCAGGTAGATGTTTTTTAAGTTCTCATCTTTACCATAAAAGTGCCAATTGTGGGGACTGTTTACAGCCCTGCCGTAAAGAGTGGAATCTCGTCTCTGAAGATGATGATTCATTTGATTTAGTTCAAAATCTAAATGAAAGCCATATCTTGAGTCCTAAAGACCTTTGCATGATAAAACACATTCCTGAACTCATGGAGGCCGGAATTGATGCCTTTAAACTTGAGGGAAGGGCCAGACCGGCCGACTATGTGGCCACCGTAACTAAAACCTATCGGGAAGCTATTGATAGTTATGAGTCGGGTAACTGGAAATTTGATGAAAGCTGGGCAGACGAACTTAAAAAAGTCTTTAATAGAGGTTTTGACACTGGTTTTTACTTTAGAAATCCCTACAAAACCAGTATAGATAATGAATCTACTTATATTAAAAAAGACATTGGTTTAGTAGTTAATTATTATAAAAATGTTTCTGCAGCCGAAATAAGACTTTTTCACGACCTGAAAATTGGCGATGAAATTATCATTCAGGGAAATAAGACCGGATCTATTACGCAAAGGGTGGAATCAATGCAAATTGATGGTAAAAAAATTAAGGAAGCTAAAAAAGGCCAAAATGTGGGATTAATAATTAAAGATCAAGTAAGGCCTAATGATATTGTTTATAAAAGGATTTTAAGAAATAATAAACCTTAA
- a CDS encoding MarR family transcriptional regulator encodes MEESKNIKKPEFEKMVDNLLIYYPLFYRKLKMSVDHENQKSKSAGYYQILGTLKVNGTMSISKIGKILCISKPNMTIYIDNLVKEGQVIRSSHETDRRITNIDITPEGIQFLVESRKIVEKIISNNISHLNQDEYNSLNDSLKTIKSLVFKIN; translated from the coding sequence ATGGAAGAAAGTAAGAATATTAAAAAACCAGAATTTGAAAAAATGGTTGATAATCTATTAATTTATTATCCCCTATTTTATAGAAAGCTGAAAATGTCAGTGGATCATGAAAATCAAAAATCCAAATCAGCAGGATACTATCAGATACTGGGAACATTGAAAGTTAATGGAACCATGTCCATATCTAAAATTGGTAAAATTTTATGCATATCTAAGCCTAATATGACAATTTATATTGATAATCTGGTTAAAGAAGGCCAGGTTATCCGTTCATCTCATGAGACAGATCGAAGAATTACCAATATTGACATAACTCCAGAGGGCATCCAGTTTTTAGTGGAATCCCGTAAAATAGTGGAAAAAATAATTAGCAATAATATTTCCCATCTAAATCAAGACGAATATAACTCATTAAATGACTCCTTAAAAACCATAAAAAGCCTGGTTTTTAAAATAAACTGA
- a CDS encoding toprim domain-containing protein — MDNTSPIDVRIIVEGASDVESVSKAMQGVALGAEYHITISSIIPTTSLEIAQRAVQGADVVLIATDVDAPGRELAEKYQEALKDQVGHLERMKFPYGHDVEYIDPILIRDEIKNAIIRAGLSSISYIKYFRELETELDASTDKLREISVENQELRSDNHDTQEKLEETIQINQQLQEDLQALHDDSHQVKKEYAQLKNRCSRLQEKNLLEAFSIKKLWNEAFDQILKEEDQIIFATNQFKPDNIVVGQGWISARSRDEAIEWLKVIKTALIFIDPTTTETDSSISEKMSEFSNSHVDSDILNKKFKNSEDSNEEEDRLDKRFKNIFD, encoded by the coding sequence ATGGATAATACTAGTCCTATTGATGTTCGAATAATCGTAGAAGGCGCTTCTGATGTGGAAAGTGTTTCTAAGGCCATGCAAGGTGTGGCTTTAGGCGCGGAATACCATATCACTATCTCTTCTATAATACCTACCACTAGCCTTGAAATTGCTCAAAGGGCGGTTCAAGGGGCAGATGTGGTTTTAATAGCCACTGATGTGGATGCTCCTGGGAGAGAATTGGCTGAGAAATATCAGGAAGCATTAAAAGATCAGGTAGGCCATTTAGAACGCATGAAATTCCCTTATGGGCATGATGTGGAATACATTGACCCGATTTTAATAAGGGATGAAATTAAAAATGCAATCATTAGGGCGGGACTATCATCTATAAGTTACATTAAATATTTTAGAGAACTGGAAACTGAACTGGACGCTTCAACTGATAAACTAAGAGAAATTTCAGTGGAAAATCAAGAACTTCGCAGTGATAATCACGATACACAAGAAAAGCTGGAAGAAACTATCCAGATCAATCAGCAACTTCAAGAAGACTTACAAGCCCTTCACGATGATTCGCATCAAGTGAAAAAGGAATATGCTCAGCTGAAGAATAGATGTTCACGTCTCCAGGAAAAAAATTTATTAGAAGCTTTTTCTATTAAAAAGCTTTGGAATGAAGCTTTTGATCAAATATTAAAAGAAGAAGATCAAATTATTTTTGCTACTAATCAATTTAAACCAGATAATATTGTGGTTGGTCAGGGATGGATTAGTGCCCGATCCCGCGATGAGGCCATTGAATGGCTGAAAGTTATTAAAACTGCTTTAATTTTTATAGATCCGACTACTACTGAAACTGATTCTTCAATATCTGAAAAAATGAGTGAATTTTCAAATTCACACGTAGATTCGGATATTCTGAATAAAAAATTTAAAAATTCTGAAGATTCAAATGAAGAAGAAGATAGGTTGGATAAGAGATTTAAAAACATATTTGATTAG
- a CDS encoding CBS domain-containing protein yields the protein MISVQEAMQKDVITLRRVEKIEEAARILRAKKISGAPVVDENNKMIGIVSEGDIMRLLEFHSPNLNLILPSPLDLIELPIRMKSEYDEISAGLKKASVVMVNEIMTKKLITISPEKSISDAAEQMDMHKVKRLPVLDEKGDLIGIITRGDIIGALVKSNE from the coding sequence ATGATTAGTGTTCAAGAAGCCATGCAAAAAGATGTCATTACTTTAAGAAGAGTAGAAAAAATCGAAGAAGCAGCGAGAATTTTAAGGGCTAAAAAAATTAGTGGGGCACCTGTTGTAGATGAAAATAATAAAATGATAGGTATAGTCAGTGAAGGCGATATCATGAGACTTCTGGAATTCCATTCCCCTAATTTAAACCTTATTTTGCCTTCTCCTCTGGACTTAATAGAATTACCCATACGAATGAAATCAGAATATGATGAAATTTCCGCAGGATTAAAAAAAGCATCTGTGGTGATGGTAAACGAAATAATGACCAAAAAATTGATTACTATCTCTCCAGAAAAGTCCATTTCTGATGCTGCAGAACAAATGGACATGCATAAAGTTAAAAGACTCCCAGTTTTAGATGAGAAGGGTGATCTCATTGGTATAATTACTAGAGGAGATATTATCGGCGCCCTGGTGAAATCCAATGAGTAA
- a CDS encoding DUF371 domain-containing protein translates to MKLTLKTHGHTNVTSKHKTTFEVTTDHEISIKADCIVGVASEKSMKDFSEELKKAMRRTDVEIKVILSTKNAHDEITGFGHSDLLLNHPTDIVCRKSNYICGRTLMINADKAACDLNSDLINDLKNGEEMQVEITVKD, encoded by the coding sequence ATGAAACTCACCCTTAAAACACATGGACATACAAATGTAACCTCTAAACACAAAACAACCTTTGAAGTAACCACTGATCATGAAATTTCTATAAAAGCGGATTGTATTGTAGGCGTGGCCTCAGAAAAATCCATGAAAGACTTCTCTGAAGAACTTAAAAAGGCCATGAGAAGAACAGATGTTGAAATAAAAGTAATTTTAAGTACTAAAAATGCCCATGATGAAATTACTGGTTTTGGACACTCAGATTTGCTTTTAAATCATCCTACAGACATTGTTTGTAGAAAAAGTAATTATATTTGTGGCCGTACTTTAATGATAAATGCGGACAAGGCTGCCTGTGATTTAAATAGTGATTTAATAAATGATTTAAAAAATGGGGAAGAAATGCAGGTGGAAATTACTGTAAAAGACTGA